In a single window of the Ignavibacteria bacterium genome:
- a CDS encoding NADH-quinone oxidoreductase subunit D, with translation MSQERILRALESDDVRGHFEGTLDNQLVLNMGPQHPATHGVLQLVVSLDGESVVGTIPVLGYLHRGYEKLAENMTFHEFIPHTDRLDYLSPLANNVGYVLAIEKLLKIEATERAQWIRTMCCEMARLASHCVWMGTMAMDVGALTVFLWTFTEREKILDILDILTGVRFTTSYTRIGGLALDMSDEVVARLKAFLDQFIPKLEDARALIERNKIFINRCEGVGYISKEDAISLGLTGPNLRAAGITNDLRIDDPYLKYREVDFDVPTLTESDVLARYYVRVKEMYESVKILRQCMQKLPQGPINTPDAKQVLPDKGEVYSKMEELIHDFMIVNFGNTPEKGVEAYQAIESSKGELGFYAISDGKGYPFRLKIRSPSTVAIGALPTMMKGAMISDIVAIIGSIDPVMGEADK, from the coding sequence ATGAGCCAGGAAAGGATCCTGCGCGCACTGGAATCAGATGATGTGCGCGGGCATTTTGAAGGCACACTGGATAACCAGCTAGTTCTTAATATGGGTCCCCAGCACCCTGCAACTCATGGTGTATTGCAGCTTGTTGTGAGCCTGGATGGTGAATCAGTAGTAGGAACAATCCCGGTACTTGGCTACCTTCACAGAGGTTATGAAAAGCTTGCTGAAAACATGACATTTCATGAGTTCATACCCCATACTGACAGGCTTGATTACCTTTCACCTTTGGCTAATAATGTTGGATATGTACTTGCAATAGAAAAACTGCTTAAAATTGAAGCAACAGAGCGCGCTCAGTGGATAAGAACCATGTGCTGTGAAATGGCAAGGCTGGCATCTCATTGTGTGTGGATGGGCACTATGGCAATGGATGTAGGCGCATTGACGGTGTTTTTATGGACATTTACAGAAAGGGAAAAAATACTCGATATTCTTGATATTTTAACCGGTGTTAGATTTACCACGAGTTATACAAGGATAGGCGGACTCGCTCTGGATATGAGCGATGAAGTTGTTGCAAGGCTCAAAGCATTCCTGGACCAGTTCATACCGAAGCTTGAAGATGCAAGAGCACTGATTGAACGCAACAAAATATTTATAAACAGGTGCGAAGGTGTTGGATATATTTCAAAAGAAGACGCTATTTCACTTGGGTTAACGGGTCCGAACCTGCGCGCAGCGGGCATTACCAACGATTTGAGAATTGACGACCCGTATTTGAAATACAGGGAAGTTGATTTTGATGTGCCTACACTCACAGAAAGTGATGTGCTTGCAAGATATTACGTGAGAGTTAAAGAGATGTATGAAAGCGTAAAGATATTAAGACAGTGCATGCAGAAGCTTCCGCAGGGACCAATAAATACTCCCGATGCAAAACAGGTTTTGCCGGATAAAGGCGAAGTTTATTCAAAAATGGAAGAGCTTATTCATGATTTTATGATAGTAAACTTTGGTAACACCCCTGAAAAAGGTGTCGAAGCTTACCAGGCAATTGAATCTTCCAAAGGCGAGCTTGGTTTTTATGCTATCAGCGACGGCAAAGGATACCCGTTCAGGCTGAAGATACGCTCCCCTTCAACTGTTGCAATAGGCGCGCTGCCTACCATGATGAAAGGCGCAATGATCAGCGATATAGTAGCGATCATCGGCAGTATTGACCCTGTGATGGGTGAAGCTGATAAATAA
- a CDS encoding GHKL domain-containing protein: protein MIKDEEQIADKQQELDELTYIISHDLQEPLRMITSYVQLLNKRYGEQLDDNAKDYIRFAVDGSNRLKKMMDDLLTYSRVGRPHFHREDTDPSAAVEKVKKLLASRYPDSAGKIEFAAERQIMINADKELLVMLLYHLADNSLKFCSNKQPNVKITADEDETNWYISVSDNGPGIKKDYHGKIFGIFQKLHNHSEYPGSGMGLAICEKIVNKHHGSIRLDSEPEKGSTFHITFRKKEIA from the coding sequence TTGATCAAAGATGAAGAGCAAATAGCGGATAAGCAGCAGGAGCTTGACGAACTTACTTACATAATTTCACATGACCTGCAGGAACCGCTTAGAATGATAACAAGTTACGTACAGCTTCTAAACAAAAGATACGGTGAGCAGCTAGATGACAACGCAAAAGATTATATAAGGTTCGCAGTTGACGGTTCGAACAGGCTTAAGAAAATGATGGATGATCTTTTAACATATTCACGGGTTGGCAGACCGCACTTTCACAGGGAAGATACTGATCCTTCTGCGGCAGTAGAAAAAGTAAAAAAGCTTCTTGCTTCAAGGTATCCGGATTCTGCGGGAAAAATAGAGTTTGCTGCCGAAAGGCAGATAATGATCAACGCAGATAAAGAATTACTTGTAATGCTGCTGTATCACCTGGCAGATAACTCACTGAAATTCTGCAGTAACAAGCAGCCAAATGTAAAAATTACGGCAGATGAAGATGAAACAAACTGGTACATTTCAGTTTCAGATAACGGTCCGGGAATAAAAAAAGATTATCACGGTAAGATTTTCGGCATATTTCAGAAGCTTCATAATCATTCAGAATATCCCGGCTCAGGCATGGGACTTGCGATCTGCGAAAAGATAGTGAATAAACATCACGGGAGTATAAGGCTTGATTCAGAGCCGGAAAAAGGTTCAACGTTTCATATCACATTTAGAAAGAAAGAAATAGCATAA
- the nuoF gene encoding NADH-quinone oxidoreductase subunit NuoF — MSDFEPIILKNIPDLHNIEVYVKNGGYSTFKKTLNMTPEAIIEEVKKSGLRGRGGACFPTGMKWSFMPQKSDKPKYLCCNGDESEPASFKDREIFEKNPHQFIEGTLIACKAMGIKTAYVYIRGEYYPWIVMLQKAIDDAYGKGFIGKNIMGSDFSTDIFIHRGAGAYICGEETALLNSIEGKRGMPRFKPPFPANFGLWGCPTTINNIETLANIPPIIEKGGEWFSKIGEPKHAGSLLYGLSGHINKPGIYELPSGTLLTDLIYKYGGGVKDNKKIKMIIPGGSSMPPLTADEIEGLRMDNEHLKTVNSYIGTGGIVVMNEDTDIVKVIKRITKFYYHESCGQCTPCREGCGWMLKILDRIDKGMGRNEDIELLRDVANNIEGNTICAFGDAAAWPVKWAIKKFMPDFEKKVKESVELPIANKVHSLRLTVQE; from the coding sequence ATGTCAGATTTCGAACCAATCATACTGAAAAATATTCCTGATCTTCACAATATCGAAGTATATGTAAAGAACGGCGGTTACAGCACATTCAAAAAGACCCTGAACATGACGCCGGAGGCTATTATTGAAGAAGTGAAAAAATCAGGTTTACGCGGCAGAGGCGGCGCTTGTTTTCCGACAGGTATGAAATGGTCATTTATGCCCCAGAAATCAGACAAGCCCAAGTATTTATGCTGCAACGGCGATGAATCAGAGCCGGCGAGCTTTAAGGATAGAGAAATATTCGAAAAGAATCCCCACCAGTTTATTGAAGGAACACTGATAGCCTGCAAGGCTATGGGTATTAAAACCGCTTATGTTTATATACGCGGTGAATACTACCCATGGATAGTAATGCTTCAGAAAGCTATTGATGATGCTTATGGCAAAGGTTTTATCGGCAAAAATATAATGGGTTCAGATTTTTCAACTGATATTTTTATACACCGCGGAGCCGGCGCATATATTTGCGGTGAAGAAACCGCGCTTCTTAATTCCATAGAAGGAAAACGCGGAATGCCGCGCTTTAAGCCTCCCTTCCCTGCTAATTTCGGGTTATGGGGTTGTCCTACAACAATTAATAATATAGAAACACTTGCAAATATTCCGCCCATTATTGAAAAAGGCGGTGAATGGTTCAGCAAGATCGGTGAGCCAAAACATGCTGGATCACTTTTATATGGATTAAGCGGGCATATTAATAAACCGGGAATTTACGAGCTTCCTTCAGGCACACTTCTTACTGACCTAATCTATAAATACGGCGGAGGTGTAAAAGATAATAAAAAGATCAAAATGATAATCCCGGGAGGTTCTTCAATGCCGCCGCTAACGGCAGATGAAATTGAAGGCTTAAGAATGGATAATGAACATCTTAAAACGGTAAATTCATATATAGGGACAGGCGGTATTGTGGTTATGAATGAAGATACCGATATTGTAAAAGTAATAAAGAGAATTACCAAATTCTATTATCATGAATCCTGCGGACAGTGTACGCCCTGCCGTGAAGGCTGCGGCTGGATGCTGAAGATACTTGACAGGATTGATAAGGGAATGGGCCGTAACGAAGATATAGAGTTATTACGGGACGTTGCAAATAATATTGAAGGCAATACTATTTGCGCTTTTGGTGATGCAGCAGCCTGGCCGGTAAAATGGGCTATAAAGAAATTTATGCCTGATTTTGAAAAGAAGGTCAAGGAAAGTGTAGAACTTCCTATAGCGAATAAGGTTCACTCTTTAAGGCTAACCGTTCAAGAGTAG
- the nuoE gene encoding NADH-quinone oxidoreductase subunit NuoE, protein MEIKFTDENLKKLEKAKSHYPTNDAALMDALWIAQYQFGWLSTDVMKYVGSLLNIPYEHVLGVAEFYTMYNKKPVGKHHLQVCTNVSCMLCGGYDVVDYISNKLDIGIGETTPDGKFTLIEAECLGSCGTAPMMQINDYYEENLTKDKIDAILDKLSKSE, encoded by the coding sequence ATGGAAATTAAATTTACAGACGAGAATTTAAAGAAGCTTGAAAAAGCAAAGAGCCATTACCCTACAAATGATGCAGCATTAATGGATGCGCTTTGGATTGCCCAATACCAGTTTGGCTGGCTTTCGACTGATGTAATGAAATATGTAGGCAGCCTGCTTAATATTCCCTATGAGCATGTGCTGGGCGTAGCTGAATTTTACACAATGTACAACAAAAAGCCGGTAGGTAAACATCACCTCCAGGTGTGCACAAATGTATCATGTATGTTGTGCGGCGGGTATGATGTTGTTGATTATATTTCCAATAAGCTTGATATTGGTATTGGTGAAACAACGCCTGACGGCAAATTCACTTTAATAGAAGCAGAGTGCCTTGGCAGCTGCGGAACTGCGCCAATGATGCAGATCAATGATTATTACGAAGAAAACCTAACCAAAGATAAGATAGACGCTATTTTAGATAAGCTTTCTAAAAGCGAATAA
- a CDS encoding Rne/Rng family ribonuclease codes for MKKEIVINSNADENRIAITEDGKLSELFIENEEYERVIGDIYLGKVAKVIPGIKAAFIDLGFKQDAFLHFSDVGDQAEDMKALLGDDSDVDDDDDEEDTPPPQKQQSKRRQMPRLERGQRIIVQITKEPVGNKGVRVTSKVSLPGRYLVFLPFENKVNASKQIQNMREKRRLKNIVRNYRNSKGLEFGAIIRTVAEEQDDKAILEDLENLYNIWKDIEKQIKTGTPPALLYKDLTVTTSVIRDLFRDDVEKVIVDSKKLLKEIQQYVKINSPELLNKVELYKGNKALFDIYGIEAEIHQTLSKRVPLKIGGHLIIEKTEAMYVIDVNSGKYAKSKDQETNSLKTNLDASREIVRQIRLRDLGGIIVIDFIDVYDDKNKKKVYDELKKEFKKDRAKVTILPMSEFGLVQITRQRVRENVVRSITEQCPLCGGSGILESSTNILTRIERWIKRYKLDKNKPSGKLILKVHPMVYTTLREGTISNMTKIAFRYLLRITLEEDTSLSFQDFRFIRAKTNEDITANYS; via the coding sequence ATGAAAAAAGAAATTGTCATCAACTCTAATGCTGATGAAAACCGTATTGCCATAACGGAAGACGGAAAACTGAGCGAGCTCTTCATTGAAAATGAAGAGTATGAGCGCGTTATTGGCGATATATACCTGGGTAAAGTTGCAAAGGTCATCCCCGGTATCAAAGCCGCATTTATTGACCTTGGATTCAAACAGGATGCATTCCTGCATTTCAGTGATGTTGGCGACCAGGCAGAAGATATGAAGGCTTTGCTTGGCGATGATTCAGATGTGGATGATGATGATGACGAAGAAGATACACCGCCGCCACAGAAGCAGCAATCAAAAAGAAGGCAGATGCCGCGCTTAGAGCGCGGGCAGAGAATAATTGTCCAGATAACAAAAGAACCCGTAGGCAATAAAGGCGTAAGGGTCACATCTAAAGTTTCACTTCCCGGAAGGTACCTTGTATTTCTTCCCTTCGAAAATAAAGTAAATGCCTCGAAACAGATACAGAACATGCGCGAAAAGCGCAGGCTTAAGAATATCGTCAGGAATTACAGGAATTCCAAAGGATTGGAATTCGGCGCAATTATAAGAACAGTTGCGGAAGAACAGGATGATAAAGCTATACTTGAGGACCTGGAAAATCTTTACAATATCTGGAAGGATATAGAAAAACAAATAAAGACCGGCACTCCCCCTGCCCTGCTGTATAAAGATCTTACAGTAACTACGAGCGTGATACGTGATCTTTTCCGTGATGACGTTGAAAAGGTTATTGTTGATTCCAAAAAGCTGCTTAAGGAAATTCAGCAGTACGTGAAAATTAATTCACCAGAGCTGCTGAACAAAGTTGAGCTTTATAAAGGCAATAAAGCGCTGTTCGATATCTACGGTATCGAAGCGGAGATACATCAAACCCTGAGCAAACGCGTTCCCCTGAAAATTGGCGGCCACTTGATAATAGAAAAAACAGAGGCGATGTACGTAATAGATGTAAACAGCGGAAAATACGCCAAAAGCAAGGACCAGGAAACCAATTCACTTAAAACAAATCTTGATGCCTCGAGGGAAATTGTGAGGCAGATAAGGCTTCGTGACCTTGGAGGAATTATTGTAATAGATTTTATCGATGTTTACGACGATAAGAACAAGAAAAAAGTTTACGATGAGCTTAAAAAAGAGTTCAAAAAAGACAGGGCAAAAGTAACAATACTGCCGATGTCAGAGTTCGGTTTGGTGCAGATAACGCGCCAGCGCGTGAGGGAAAATGTTGTGCGTTCAATTACCGAGCAGTGCCCGTTATGCGGTGGCAGCGGAATACTGGAAAGCTCAACCAATATATTAACTCGTATAGAGCGCTGGATAAAACGTTATAAGCTTGATAAGAACAAGCCTTCGGGCAAGCTGATTTTAAAAGTTCACCCCATGGTTTACACCACGCTTCGCGAAGGAACTATAAGCAATATGACAAAAATCGCTTTCAGGTACCTGCTTAGAATAACACTGGAAGAAGATACATCGCTTTCATTCCAGGATTTCAGATTCATCCGCGCAAAAACAAATGAAGATATAACCGCAAATTATTCATAA
- a CDS encoding NADH-quinone oxidoreductase subunit C, with protein sequence MAELTEKIKEKFSESNGFGGFVFTENLNYPMIELPKEKLLEVCRILKDEFQVDQLRDVVSVDRFTKNERFECIYNLYSLTHRYRVFLKVKLDSKNPEVESLCPLWKSADWAEREAWDMMGIKFLNHPDLRRLYMMEEYEYHPLRKDYPLMGLPGAVTLPKK encoded by the coding sequence ATGGCAGAATTAACGGAAAAAATCAAAGAAAAATTCTCTGAATCGAATGGTTTCGGGGGATTTGTTTTTACAGAAAATCTGAATTACCCTATGATAGAGCTTCCAAAAGAAAAGCTGCTTGAAGTATGCAGAATTCTAAAGGATGAATTTCAGGTAGATCAGTTACGGGATGTTGTTAGCGTTGACCGTTTCACTAAAAATGAAAGGTTTGAATGCATTTATAACCTGTATTCACTTACACACAGGTACAGAGTTTTTTTAAAGGTTAAGCTCGATAGCAAAAATCCTGAAGTAGAAAGCCTTTGCCCATTATGGAAATCCGCTGACTGGGCTGAGCGTGAAGCATGGGATATGATGGGTATCAAATTTTTAAATCACCCTGACCTGCGCAGGCTGTATATGATGGAAGAATACGAGTACCACCCGTTAAGGAAAGATTACCCGCTTATGGGCTTGCCGGGCGCAGTAACATTACCAAAAAAATAA
- the nadB gene encoding L-aspartate oxidase — translation MKLKTDILVIGSGIAGLSFALKAAKYARVLIVTKKDRAESNTNYAQGGIATVTSPDDSYDLHIKDTLECGAGLCHTEAVEQIVKNGPHLISELIELGVNFSREQGKLDLGREGGHSRKRIVHAKDLTGREIERALLHNISINKNITVLEHHTAVDLITEHNLSKPAKKKNKTCFGAYAYDEINNDIKTIISKITVICTGGIGQVYLHTTNPAIATGDGIAIGYRAGCAIGNMEFVQFHPTSLYENKATSSEAQSFLISEALRGAGAILKTKDGKEFMHKYDSRGSLAPRDIVARAIDSEMKKSGDDFVYLDITSLGKISIKNKFPYIYKKCLSIGIDMAKDMIPVVPAAHYSCGGIVSDLNGKTSLGSLFVLGEASMTGVHGANRLASNSLLEALVYADKAARICRAELNDINNIPENRIPEWDDSGTDNTEEWILISQNKNEIKQIMSNYVGIVRSNLRLHRALRRIKLIKEEIETFYKKTKVNRELLELRNMAQITYMIIRSALMRKESRGLHYSTDYPELKRSYLKDTIITNETVK, via the coding sequence GTGAAGCTGAAAACAGACATACTTGTTATTGGCAGCGGTATAGCCGGGCTCTCATTTGCATTAAAGGCAGCAAAATATGCCCGTGTTTTAATAGTTACAAAAAAAGACAGGGCAGAATCAAACACCAATTATGCACAGGGCGGTATTGCCACAGTTACATCCCCTGATGATTCATACGATCTACACATAAAAGATACACTGGAATGCGGCGCTGGCTTATGCCATACTGAAGCAGTTGAACAGATAGTTAAGAACGGTCCGCACCTTATAAGCGAGCTTATTGAGCTTGGCGTAAACTTCAGCCGTGAACAGGGAAAGCTTGACCTGGGCAGAGAAGGCGGGCACTCGCGCAAACGTATAGTTCACGCAAAAGACCTGACCGGCAGAGAAATTGAGCGGGCATTGCTTCATAATATCAGTATAAATAAAAATATCACTGTACTTGAACATCATACAGCGGTTGATCTTATCACAGAGCATAACTTAAGCAAACCGGCAAAGAAAAAAAATAAAACATGTTTCGGCGCATATGCATATGATGAGATAAATAATGATATTAAAACTATAATTTCAAAGATCACCGTTATATGCACAGGCGGTATAGGGCAGGTTTACCTGCATACAACAAATCCCGCAATTGCAACCGGTGACGGGATCGCAATTGGTTACCGCGCAGGGTGCGCAATAGGCAATATGGAATTTGTCCAGTTCCACCCTACCAGCTTATATGAAAACAAGGCAACATCAAGCGAGGCACAGTCATTTTTAATCAGCGAAGCTCTTCGCGGAGCAGGCGCAATATTAAAAACTAAAGACGGCAAAGAGTTCATGCATAAATATGACAGCCGCGGCTCGCTTGCGCCGAGGGATATTGTTGCCAGGGCTATTGACAGCGAGATGAAAAAGAGCGGCGATGATTTTGTTTATCTCGATATAACTTCCCTCGGCAAAATTTCAATAAAGAATAAATTTCCATATATCTATAAAAAATGCTTATCAATCGGAATTGATATGGCAAAAGATATGATCCCGGTTGTACCGGCAGCACATTACAGCTGCGGCGGTATTGTTAGTGATCTTAACGGGAAAACTTCGCTGGGCTCATTATTTGTTTTAGGCGAGGCATCAATGACAGGTGTTCACGGCGCAAACAGGCTTGCAAGCAATTCACTGCTTGAAGCATTGGTTTATGCAGATAAAGCGGCAAGGATCTGCCGTGCAGAGCTGAATGATATTAACAATATCCCTGAAAACAGGATACCTGAATGGGATGACAGCGGGACAGATAATACTGAAGAATGGATTTTAATTTCGCAAAATAAAAACGAAATTAAACAGATAATGTCTAATTATGTAGGCATTGTGCGTTCAAACTTAAGGCTTCACAGGGCTTTGAGAAGGATAAAGCTTATCAAAGAAGAGATAGAGACATTCTACAAAAAAACAAAGGTGAACAGAGAGCTTCTTGAATTGAGAAATATGGCTCAGATCACTTATATGATAATTCGCTCCGCTTTAATGAGAAAAGAATCAAGGGGGCTGCATTACAGCACAGATTACCCTGAATTAAAACGCTCTTATTTAAAGGATACAATAATTACAAATGAAACAGTGAAGTAA